One Pseudomonas brassicacearum genomic region harbors:
- a CDS encoding filamentous hemagglutinin N-terminal domain-containing protein: MDDRQHAFLARQPSAVLKNRDQFWGMPKRGLAFLLANVMFWQPMWAQAEGIVVSAPGTGLDRAGNGVPIVNIARPNGSGLSHNQFTDYNVGSNGVILNNATSRTQATQLGGIILGNPNLNGTAATTILNEVNGGNPSQLRGYTEVAGQSAHVIVANPYGITCNGCGFINSPKVTLSTGKAVIENGQLNRYQVDQGSVAIEGAGLNANNVDHFEIITRSAKINAEIQAKNLTIVAGRNDVNADTLSTTSRGDDGSAKPELAIDSSALGGMYAGAIKLVGTEAGVGVKLDGKLIASGGDIQLDANGHLSMVDTSASGAVNVKAASLDARGPVYAGTTLNARTQGNLTNQQTLAARDGIVLNAGGQLSNNGIIEAGINADNTRNATGDVSVTAQSLNNNGKSVIASRNLTANVAQTLSNQGGTLSAGQAGTVNAGILDNQNKGRVLSNDALNVTADKLLNAQGIVNSNGNLTAKVGQLNNHDGEVSSAAITTVIGTTLDNSDGLLAGDVALNIGLIGALNNQNGVLGSGKSLTVTAASLDNTFEGSLVSDGSLTARISGLFDNRQGSLGAKGITDVQAGSLDNRAGKVQSVKDLQLTVAQLDNRQQGLLSSQAALRVDGSQLDNRGGLLSAVGPVHLQTNGVDNSGGRISSKTDLTANVAQLNNQGGELVAQGLLTVSGQSLDNRNGGLVGATKALKLNVDALDNRGGEISSTVDIAIDGQRLNNSDNGKILAGTDLGLKVAAIINQNKGLLFSTGATAVKGQSLDNSGGSLVARQGLDIRLDNALTNVAGLISSDGTLSATVGTLDNTDGSLTSVGALALTASGALVNRGGAITTDAGLTVTSQSLDNQQNGLLSAKGATRVTTGIFDNTQGGYLVSGDTLDLTATQVSNGAASRIASDKALTASVSGFDQRGGELFSKTALSLDLNHGQLNNLKGVINAPLLVLKNLKDVDNRGGEISSAQAFTLAAQNLDNGNGKLISNQALTLRIDQVLNSVKGLVSAQSLDSHSARLDNTDGLISSRGALTLTVDDQLLNRNAAVIADGDLRIDAASLDNTAGQFAGKTKVTADVATVNNQGGQMIALGGLTLTGTSLDNRNAGLVGATDALTLNVTAVDNRGGELSSQADISVTGDALDNSDGGQVLANGALALRVKDVLNRTKGLLSGKSDLTLIGKTLDNTGGSLLSQKNLTAVLSGALNNSQGVVSAEGALTMTAASLTNTLGSVSGAEALGLTLDVALLNQGGEIVTDAGLTVKSASLDNRNKGSISGKGAVVVETGAFDNSQSGRLSSAASLDLTTKKLTNQDGGRIASNGALTASVTDLDQQGGQLFSNTALTLDLNQGQLNNQGGLINAPLLMLKNLKGVNNDGGEISSAQAFTLAAQSLDNDNGKLLSNQALTLRVDQALSNLKGLIAAAALDVEAASFNNNGGTLTSRANLDLKLSGALENQNQGLINATNGLTISTSGLNNQQGSLLGSAIAIDFGAATGDLNNSAGLITTAGLLSLKHLRDLNNQNGEISSSQSLVLSARDLDNSAGKLISNGRLTVGARDVLNQGGLISGFKGLDLTATSLDNRNSGTLSSRDEDVGVTLSGALLNSNAGALVGKKQLTVSATSLDNRGGILSSGGDQTLTVTGGLLNNAQNGLIDSGAVLVMNAMTLGNAGGTVNAQKALSFTGSTLDNSSGNVIGNAAVTLDLLGALTNTNGKIASVGPMRVERATQINNQGGQIASQGLLTLLTGGLDNRNRGTVAANDELVLNTAGTVQNDADGLIYSQNGGVRIDAASVTNGKGWCKARVI, translated from the coding sequence ATGGACGACCGCCAACACGCCTTCCTGGCCCGCCAGCCTTCAGCCGTACTGAAAAACCGCGATCAGTTCTGGGGCATGCCCAAGCGCGGCCTGGCGTTCCTGTTGGCCAACGTCATGTTCTGGCAACCGATGTGGGCCCAGGCCGAAGGTATTGTGGTCAGCGCACCGGGTACCGGCCTGGACCGGGCAGGCAACGGCGTGCCCATCGTCAACATCGCCCGGCCCAACGGCAGCGGTCTGTCCCACAACCAGTTCACGGACTACAACGTCGGCAGCAACGGCGTCATCCTCAACAACGCCACGTCCCGCACCCAGGCCACGCAACTGGGCGGGATCATATTGGGTAACCCGAACCTCAACGGCACAGCCGCCACGACCATCCTCAACGAAGTCAATGGCGGCAACCCCAGCCAGTTGCGTGGCTATACCGAAGTGGCCGGGCAATCGGCCCACGTCATCGTCGCCAACCCATATGGCATTACCTGCAACGGTTGCGGTTTTATCAACAGCCCGAAGGTCACGTTGAGTACCGGTAAAGCGGTTATCGAGAACGGACAGTTGAACCGCTACCAAGTGGATCAGGGCAGTGTCGCGATTGAAGGCGCGGGCCTCAACGCCAACAACGTCGACCACTTCGAAATCATCACCCGCAGCGCCAAGATCAACGCCGAGATTCAGGCCAAGAACCTGACGATTGTCGCCGGGCGCAATGACGTCAACGCCGACACTTTGAGCACCACCTCCCGCGGCGATGACGGCAGCGCCAAACCCGAGCTGGCTATCGACTCTTCGGCGCTGGGTGGGATGTATGCAGGCGCCATCAAGTTGGTGGGCACCGAGGCCGGTGTTGGAGTGAAGCTGGATGGGAAGTTGATTGCCAGTGGCGGTGATATTCAGCTCGATGCCAATGGGCATTTGAGCATGGTCGATACCTCGGCCAGTGGCGCTGTGAACGTCAAGGCGGCCAGCCTCGACGCCCGTGGGCCGGTCTACGCCGGCACGACGTTGAACGCCCGAACCCAGGGCAATCTGACTAACCAACAAACCCTCGCGGCGCGGGACGGCATCGTCCTGAACGCGGGTGGGCAGTTGAGTAACAACGGGATTATCGAGGCTGGGATTAATGCTGATAACACCCGTAATGCCACGGGGGATGTAAGTGTCACGGCGCAGAGCCTGAACAACAACGGCAAGAGTGTCATTGCCAGTCGTAACCTGACGGCGAATGTGGCGCAGACGTTGAGCAACCAGGGCGGGACCTTGAGTGCCGGGCAGGCCGGTACGGTCAATGCCGGGATCCTGGATAACCAGAACAAAGGCCGTGTGTTGAGCAACGACGCGCTGAACGTCACCGCCGACAAACTCCTCAACGCCCAGGGCATCGTCAACAGCAACGGCAACCTGACGGCCAAGGTTGGGCAGTTGAATAACCACGACGGCGAAGTCTCCAGCGCCGCCATCACGACAGTTATCGGCACCACGCTGGATAACAGCGATGGCCTGCTCGCTGGTGACGTGGCCCTGAACATCGGCTTGATCGGGGCCCTGAACAACCAGAACGGTGTGTTGGGTTCCGGCAAGAGCCTGACGGTCACCGCCGCCAGCCTGGATAACACCTTTGAAGGCAGCCTGGTCAGCGATGGCAGCCTGACCGCGCGCATCAGCGGCCTGTTCGACAACCGGCAAGGCAGCCTCGGCGCCAAGGGCATAACCGATGTTCAGGCAGGCAGCCTGGACAACCGCGCCGGCAAGGTTCAGTCGGTGAAGGATCTGCAACTGACCGTCGCCCAGCTCGACAATCGTCAACAAGGTTTGCTCAGCAGCCAGGCAGCGTTGCGTGTCGATGGCTCGCAATTGGATAACCGCGGTGGCCTGCTCAGTGCCGTTGGCCCGGTTCATCTGCAAACCAATGGCGTTGATAACAGCGGTGGGCGCATCTCCAGCAAGACCGACCTCACCGCCAACGTCGCACAGTTGAACAATCAGGGCGGCGAGCTGGTTGCTCAAGGCCTGCTGACTGTCAGCGGCCAGAGCCTGGATAACCGCAACGGCGGCCTGGTAGGTGCGACAAAAGCGCTGAAACTCAACGTAGATGCCCTGGACAACCGTGGCGGTGAAATCTCCAGTACGGTCGACATCGCCATCGACGGCCAGCGCCTGAACAACAGCGACAACGGCAAGATTCTGGCCGGCACCGACCTGGGCCTGAAAGTCGCGGCCATCATCAACCAGAACAAAGGCCTGCTGTTCAGCACGGGCGCCACCGCGGTCAAGGGACAGAGCCTGGACAACAGCGGCGGCAGCCTGGTCGCTCGCCAGGGCTTGGATATTCGACTGGACAACGCTCTGACCAACGTCGCGGGCCTGATCAGCAGCGACGGCACGCTAAGCGCCACCGTCGGCACGCTCGACAACACCGACGGCAGCCTCACCAGCGTCGGCGCGCTGGCACTCACGGCCTCGGGCGCGCTGGTTAACCGTGGTGGCGCCATCACCACCGACGCCGGCCTGACCGTCACCAGCCAAAGCCTGGACAACCAGCAGAACGGCTTGCTCAGCGCCAAGGGCGCGACCCGCGTCACCACCGGCATCTTCGACAATACCCAGGGCGGGTATCTGGTCAGTGGCGATACCCTGGACCTGACCGCCACCCAGGTCAGCAACGGCGCCGCCAGCCGCATCGCCAGCGACAAGGCGCTGACGGCCAGCGTCAGCGGTTTCGATCAGCGAGGGGGCGAGCTGTTCAGTAAAACCGCCTTGAGCCTGGACCTGAATCATGGCCAGTTGAACAACCTCAAGGGCGTGATCAACGCGCCGCTCCTGGTGCTGAAAAACCTTAAGGACGTTGACAACAGGGGCGGCGAAATCTCCAGTGCCCAGGCGTTCACGCTCGCGGCGCAAAACCTGGATAACGGCAACGGCAAGTTGATCAGCAACCAGGCGCTGACCCTGCGCATCGATCAGGTACTCAACAGCGTCAAGGGGCTGGTCTCCGCTCAATCCCTCGACAGTCACAGCGCACGTCTGGACAACACCGACGGCCTGATCAGCAGCCGTGGCGCGCTGACCCTGACCGTGGACGATCAACTGCTCAACCGGAACGCTGCGGTGATCGCCGACGGCGACCTGCGCATCGACGCGGCGAGCCTGGACAACACCGCCGGCCAGTTCGCCGGCAAAACCAAGGTCACGGCCGATGTCGCGACCGTGAACAACCAGGGCGGCCAGATGATTGCCCTCGGCGGGCTGACGCTTACCGGCACTTCGCTGGACAACCGCAATGCCGGCCTGGTCGGTGCGACCGACGCGCTGACGCTCAATGTCACTGCGGTGGATAACCGTGGCGGTGAACTTTCGAGCCAGGCCGACATTTCCGTCACGGGTGATGCCCTGGACAACAGCGACGGCGGGCAAGTGCTCGCCAACGGCGCACTGGCCTTGAGGGTGAAGGACGTACTCAACCGTACCAAGGGCCTGTTGTCAGGCAAGAGCGACCTGACCTTGATCGGCAAGACCCTCGATAACACGGGCGGCTCGCTGCTGAGCCAGAAGAACCTCACTGCCGTCCTCTCCGGTGCGTTGAATAACAGCCAGGGTGTCGTGAGCGCCGAAGGCGCACTGACGATGACAGCGGCGAGCCTGACCAACACCCTGGGCAGCGTTTCCGGCGCCGAGGCGCTGGGCCTCACCCTCGACGTCGCCTTGCTCAACCAGGGCGGCGAAATCGTGACCGACGCCGGCCTCACCGTCAAAAGTGCCAGCCTGGACAATCGCAACAAAGGCAGTATCAGTGGCAAGGGTGCAGTGGTCGTCGAAACCGGTGCGTTCGACAACAGCCAGTCCGGACGCCTGAGCAGCGCTGCCAGCCTCGACCTGACCACGAAGAAACTGACCAACCAGGACGGCGGCCGTATCGCCAGCAATGGCGCGTTGACCGCCAGCGTCACCGACCTCGACCAGCAGGGCGGCCAGCTCTTCAGCAACACGGCGCTGACGCTGGATCTGAACCAGGGCCAACTGAACAACCAGGGCGGCTTGATCAACGCACCGCTGCTGATGCTCAAGAACCTCAAGGGCGTCAACAACGACGGCGGTGAAATCTCCAGCGCCCAGGCATTCACCCTGGCCGCGCAAAGCCTGGACAACGACAACGGCAAACTGCTCAGCAACCAGGCCCTGACCCTGCGGGTCGACCAGGCCCTGAGCAACCTCAAGGGCCTGATCGCTGCTGCTGCGCTGGACGTCGAAGCCGCAAGTTTCAACAACAACGGCGGCACGCTGACCAGCCGCGCTAACCTGGACCTGAAGCTCAGCGGTGCACTGGAAAACCAGAACCAAGGGCTGATCAACGCCACCAACGGCCTGACCATCAGCACCAGCGGCCTGAATAACCAGCAAGGTTCGCTATTGGGCAGTGCCATCGCCATCGATTTTGGCGCCGCCACCGGTGACCTGAACAACAGCGCCGGCCTGATCACCACCGCCGGCCTGCTCAGCCTCAAGCATCTGCGGGACCTGAACAACCAGAATGGCGAAATCTCCAGCAGCCAGAGCCTGGTCCTGAGCGCTCGCGACCTCGACAACAGCGCCGGCAAACTCATCAGCAACGGCCGGCTGACCGTAGGCGCCCGTGATGTCCTCAACCAAGGTGGTTTGATCTCCGGCTTCAAGGGCCTGGACCTGACCGCCACGAGCCTGGACAACCGCAACAGCGGCACCCTGTCGAGCCGCGACGAAGACGTCGGCGTCACCCTCAGCGGAGCGCTGCTCAACAGCAATGCCGGCGCGCTGGTCGGTAAAAAACAACTGACCGTCAGCGCCACCAGCCTGGACAACCGAGGCGGGATTCTTTCCAGCGGCGGCGACCAGACTCTGACCGTTACCGGCGGTTTGCTGAACAACGCCCAGAACGGCTTGATCGACAGCGGCGCTGTCCTGGTCATGAACGCCATGACCCTGGGCAATGCCGGCGGTACCGTCAACGCACAAAAAGCCCTCAGCTTCACCGGCTCTACGCTGGATAACAGCAGCGGCAACGTGATCGGCAATGCCGCCGTGACCCTGGACCTGCTCGGCGCCCTGACCAACACCAACGGCAAGATCGCCAGCGTCGGCCCAATGCGGGTCGAGCGCGCTACGCAAATCAACAACCAGGGCGGCCAGATCGCCAGCCAAGGCCTGCTGACCCTGCTCACCGGCGGCCTGGACAACCGCAATCGCGGCACCGTTGCGGCCAATGATGAGCTGGTCCTGAATACTGCCGGAACCGTGCAGAACGACGCCGATGGCTTGATCTACAGCCAGAACGGCGGCGTGCGAATCGATGCAGCCAGCGTTACCAACGGCAAGGGGTGGTGCAAAGCCAGGGTGATCTGA
- a CDS encoding ShlB/FhaC/HecB family hemolysin secretion/activation protein produces the protein MTAPAFWARLCLALLCLSPLTLAHAAPTPGDTDLIRERQNRLLEEQRRRLEELKDLPGQEAKPTQPTAPVDTRCFPIKTIELKGADSLSASERERLLKPYIGQCLGVPQLNELLKVVTDHYIEKGLVTSRAYLPQQDLSGGHLSVLVVEGRLEGLKGAENSKLSDRELAMAFPGKTGELINLREIEQMVDQLNRLPSNQAKMELTPGQNVGGSEVRVTNEPQKPWRAGLSRSNDGQRSTGEQQWGTRFEWDSPLGLADQLMLRGGHDAMTDHQHTSRNAMLYYNLPFGWWNLSYTYSQSEYRSQIPANGFNFKQTGDSQNHQLRVERVIHRDALSKTSLNTGLAYLRTNNFIEDSKLAVSSNRLSEAQFGINHGRRVGSAFVNLDLGMQQGIGAFDAQGDNDPGPGQADARYRKYTATASYLQPFKLWDESFSFSSLMTGQRSEDVLFSPQRMSLGGQSSIRGYKDQSLSGDSGGYWRNDLRWSRPVTLEWLRPVFAEYGTSLGYDQGVIRGDRYNGDQHGRMSSNSVELFARGEHLSASVTFAHSLERPDALTEREAPIYFRVDVLL, from the coding sequence ATGACCGCACCCGCCTTTTGGGCGAGGTTGTGCCTGGCTTTGCTGTGCCTTTCTCCGTTGACCCTGGCTCACGCCGCCCCCACGCCGGGTGACACCGACCTGATCCGCGAGCGCCAGAACCGTTTGCTCGAAGAGCAGCGCCGTCGCCTCGAAGAACTCAAGGACCTGCCGGGCCAGGAGGCGAAGCCGACCCAGCCGACGGCGCCTGTCGATACCCGTTGCTTCCCCATCAAGACCATCGAACTCAAGGGCGCCGACAGTCTCTCCGCCAGTGAGCGCGAACGGCTGCTCAAACCCTACATCGGCCAGTGCCTCGGCGTACCGCAGCTCAACGAACTGCTCAAGGTCGTCACCGATCACTACATCGAAAAAGGCCTGGTCACCAGTCGCGCCTATCTGCCGCAACAGGATTTGTCCGGCGGGCATTTGAGTGTGCTGGTGGTGGAAGGGCGGCTCGAAGGCTTGAAGGGCGCCGAGAACAGCAAGCTGTCGGATCGCGAATTGGCGATGGCGTTTCCCGGCAAGACTGGCGAGTTGATCAACCTGCGGGAGATTGAGCAGATGGTGGACCAGCTCAATCGCCTGCCATCGAATCAGGCGAAGATGGAGCTGACCCCCGGCCAGAACGTCGGTGGCAGTGAAGTGCGCGTCACCAACGAACCGCAAAAACCCTGGCGCGCCGGACTGTCGCGCAGCAACGACGGCCAGCGCAGCACGGGCGAGCAGCAGTGGGGCACCCGTTTCGAGTGGGACAGCCCGCTGGGCTTGGCCGACCAGTTGATGTTGCGCGGCGGTCATGACGCGATGACCGACCACCAGCACACCTCCCGCAACGCCATGCTCTATTACAATCTGCCGTTTGGCTGGTGGAACCTCAGCTACACCTACAGCCAGAGCGAGTACCGCTCGCAAATCCCGGCCAACGGTTTCAACTTCAAGCAGACCGGCGACAGCCAGAACCATCAGTTGCGAGTCGAGCGAGTGATCCACCGTGACGCTCTGAGCAAGACCTCCCTCAACACCGGCCTGGCCTACCTGCGCACCAACAACTTCATCGAAGACAGCAAACTTGCCGTCAGCAGCAATCGTCTGAGCGAAGCCCAGTTCGGCATCAACCATGGTCGCCGGGTCGGCAGTGCTTTCGTCAACCTGGACCTGGGCATGCAGCAAGGGATCGGCGCCTTCGATGCCCAGGGCGACAACGATCCTGGCCCCGGCCAGGCCGATGCCCGCTATCGCAAATACACCGCCACCGCCAGCTACCTGCAACCCTTCAAGCTGTGGGACGAATCGTTCAGCTTCAGCAGCCTGATGACCGGCCAGCGCAGCGAAGACGTGCTGTTCAGCCCGCAGCGCATGAGCCTGGGCGGACAATCTTCCATCCGTGGCTACAAGGACCAATCCCTGTCCGGCGACAGCGGCGGTTACTGGCGTAACGACCTGCGCTGGAGCCGCCCGGTGACCCTGGAATGGCTGCGCCCGGTGTTCGCCGAATACGGCACCAGCCTCGGTTATGACCAGGGCGTGATTCGTGGCGACCGCTACAACGGCGACCAGCACGGGCGCATGTCGAGCAACTCAGTGGAGCTGTTCGCCCGCGGTGAGCACCTGAGCGCCAGCGTCACCTTTGCCCATTCCCTGGAACGCCCGGATGCCCTGACCGAGCGCGAAGCGCCGATCTACTTCCGCGTGGATGTACTTCTTTAA